A portion of the Cryptomeria japonica chromosome 5, Sugi_1.0, whole genome shotgun sequence genome contains these proteins:
- the LOC131034646 gene encoding subtilisin-like protease SBT1.7 yields the protein MANASLFTLLFIVLAISATLLAKAEDEDLRKPYIVHMMRSMKPNHYSLHQHWYASMLNQVSLSDTASDLLYTYDTLLHGFATRLSRAEAEAMQRMDGCLAVIPSSLYKIATTDTPEFLGLTSSSSSSFGLWSKYSTLGEDIIIGVLDTGIRPESQSFNDGDLGPVPQRWKGVCESGQGFNSSHCNRKIIGARYFFKGYENNSRINETLEYKSPRDSEGHGTHTAATVAGAAVPATSFFGFANGTARGMAPKARLAIYKVCWADGCYAADIVAAMEEAIADGVDIISLSLGSPEAQFHLDPVAIAAFGAIEKGVFVSAAAGNEGPISSSLNNPAPWITTVGASSIDRAFPASLVLGNQEIHRGTSLYKGGDAMLQMPHPLIYVSTNNSSRRCLAGSLDPSLVKGKIVVCDQLSIPLNEGETEALVKGIVVQAAGGLGMIVANDNLSGADEQITNPNHLPAISVSFTVGEKIKAYMTNESNATATMRLPGLTSLGKTAAPVVAAFSSRGPSVTYPHILKPDMIAPGVNILAAYTESLPFFLASGTSMACPHVSGIAALIKQVHPTWSPAAIKSAFMTSSYIVDNTKQAIRDSATEKAADLFAMGAGHVDPVAAINPGLIYDLAPQDYINYLCTLNYTAQQIALLTKKLISCPNLSMETGDLNYPSFSVLFYSGNNLIQVKRRTVTNVGAQAHAVYRVSVKAPFGVKITVQPQTLEFKQLNEKASYSVTFETNTTTRSVSDEFGEIKWTCIEGGTYVVRSPVALLWQPV from the coding sequence ATGGCCAACGCATCTCTTTTCACACTACTCTTCATTGTCCTCGCTATCTCAGCGACGTTGTTAGCAAAGGCTGAAGATGAAGATTTAAGAAAGCCATACATTGTTCATATGATGAGGTCCATGAAACCTAATCATTACAGTTTACACCAACACTGGTATGCTTCAATGCTCAACCAGGTCTCACTGTCTGATACTGCAAGTGACTTGTTATATACATATGATACACTCCTGCACGGCTTTGCTACGAGACTGAGTAGAGCAGAGGCCGAAGCCATGCAGAGAATGGATGGCTGCTTGGCCGTAATCCCCTCCTCTCTCTATAAAATCGCCACCACGGACACACCTGAGTTCCTCGGGCTcacctcctcctcttcctcttcgttCGGACTATGGTCCAAATATTCTACTCTTGGGGAAGACATCATCATAGGGGTGCTTGACACTGGAATTCGGCCTGAAAGCCAAAGCTTCAACGATGGAGACCTTGGACCCGTTCCACAGAGATGGAAGGGTGTATGTGAGAGTGGGCAGGGGTTCAATTCTTCCCACTGTAATAGAAAAATCATTGGAGCTCGATACTTCTTCAAAGGCTACGAAAACAACAGTCGTATCAACGAAACCTTGGAATACAAATCTCCTCGAGACAGCGAGGGCCATGGCACACATACAGCTGCTACTGTTGCCGGGGCTGCAGTGCCTGCAACTAGTTTCTTCGGTTTCGCCAACGGAACAGCCAGAGGGATGGCGCCTAAAGCTAGGCTGGCCATCTACAAAGTCTGCTGGGCAGATGGCTGCTATGCCGCGGACATAGTTGCCGCCATGGAAGAAGCAATTGCAGATGGCGTTgacatcatttctttgtcacttGGCTCACCAGAAGCGCAATTTCACTTGGATCCCGTTGCCATCGCAGCATTTGGGGCCATCGAGAAGGGTGTTTTTGTTTCTGCGGCGGCAGGAAACGAAGGACCAATTTCGTCTTCTCTCAACAACCCAGCGCCCTGGATTACTACTGTGGGTGCCAGCAGTATCGACAGAGCTTTTCCTGCTTCGCTAGTCTTGGGAAACCAGGAAATACACAGAGGCACTTCGCTATACAAGGGAGGAGATGCAATGCTACAGATGCCTCATCCTCTGATCTATGTATCCACCAACAACAGCTCAAGGCGTTGTCTTGCTGGCAGCCTTGACCCAAGTTTGGTTAAGGGTAAAATCGTGGTGTGCGATCAGTTGTCAATTCCGCTCAATGAAGGGGAGACGGAGGCCCTGGTGAAGGGAATCGTCGTTCAAGCAGCAGGGGGCCTAGGAATGATTGTTGCAAATGACAACCTTTCCGGGGCAGATGAGCAGATCACCAATCCTAATCATCTGCCTGCAATTAGCGTGAGTTTCACGGTTGGAGAAAAAATCAAAGCCTACATGACCAACGAGAGTAATGCAACTGCCACCATGCGCCTCCCAGGATTGACTTCTCTAGGAAAGACAGCTGCTCCTGTTGTGGCTGCCTTCTCATCTAGAGGGCCCAGTGTAACATACCCGCACATTCTCAAGCCAGATATGATTGCTCCGGGTGTGAACATATTGGCGGCATATACGGAAAGTTTGCCTTTCTTTCTTGCATCAGGTACTTCGATGGCCTGTCCTCACGTCAGTGGCATTGCAGCGCTCATTAAACAAGTTCATCCCACGTGGAGCCCAGCCGCCATTAAATCTGCTTTCATGACGTCTTCTTACATTGTAGATAATACAAAGCAGGCCATCAGGGATTCAGCTACCGAGAAAGCAGCCGATCTGTTCGCCATGGGCGCAGGCCACGTTGACCCAGTAGCTGCAATAAATCCTGGACTCATCTATGATCTGGCACCTCAAGACTACATCAACTATCTCTGCACGCTCAATTACACAGCGCAACAGATTGCCCTGCTCACCAAGAAGTTAATTTCCTGCCCGAACCTCAGTATGGAAACTGGAGATCTCAACTACCCATCTTTCTCTGTGCTGTTTTACTCTGGCAACAACTTGATTCAGGTTAAGAGGAGAACAGTGACGAATGTGGGTGCACAAGCACATGCCGTGTATCGAGTAAGTGTA